A single genomic interval of Candidatus Binatus sp. harbors:
- a CDS encoding NAD(P)/FAD-dependent oxidoreductase → MSDRYRELNDERFDVIVVGAGTGGLTAAAILARRGKKVLVVDQHSVAGGNATIFRRRGYEFDIGLHYIGACQADGMLTRVMRAAGIADLEFEELDPDGYDTLIFPDFVFKIPKGMEVFRDRLCEYFPRERRGIDRYLTLLRQMDRFSKLMGNPAQAPSTLIRSLMLLRWRNATLGEFLDSCTKDARLRAVLTAQNGTYAMPPSRASLLVHAAIALHYMEGAYYPKGGGQVISDRLADAVERYGGKLLLLTKVERIAVRDGKVEGVELDSRHLGRRFIRAPIVISDADLKRTMIELVGAEHLHSKTVDRTRRFEMSPALGVLYLGVRRDLKAEHHPRTNYLINPGYDCEPAYAAAARGEFPQQPFAYATIASLKDPTNARVAPHGITNLQVMSIVPSDPTAWGVNEEDAASRNYRRSEGYRHRKLAYARSLIAAAERVFPGLSHQIAFEEVATPLTQSRYTGSTAGTSYGIAPTPDQFLLRRPGSKTEVAGLYLCGASCRTGHGIMGTALSGLMAAAEVTGDGLVGEVLGPPRQGSATGS, encoded by the coding sequence ATGAGCGATCGCTATCGAGAACTGAACGACGAACGCTTCGACGTTATTGTGGTGGGAGCGGGCACCGGAGGCTTGACCGCCGCGGCAATCCTCGCGCGCCGGGGCAAAAAAGTTCTGGTCGTGGACCAGCACAGCGTGGCCGGCGGCAACGCCACTATCTTCCGGCGCAGAGGCTACGAGTTCGATATCGGGCTCCACTACATCGGCGCTTGCCAGGCCGATGGGATGCTGACCAGGGTGATGCGCGCCGCGGGAATCGCAGATCTGGAGTTCGAAGAATTGGATCCGGACGGATACGACACGCTGATCTTTCCCGACTTTGTGTTCAAGATTCCCAAGGGGATGGAGGTTTTTCGCGACCGTCTCTGCGAATACTTCCCGCGCGAGCGACGTGGCATCGACCGCTACCTCACGCTGCTTCGCCAGATGGATCGGTTTTCGAAGCTCATGGGAAATCCGGCCCAGGCCCCATCGACGCTGATCCGCTCATTGATGCTCCTGCGCTGGAGAAATGCCACCTTGGGCGAATTCCTCGACTCCTGCACCAAGGACGCGCGGCTAAGGGCGGTCCTGACCGCCCAAAACGGCACCTACGCCATGCCGCCGAGCCGCGCTTCGCTCCTGGTCCATGCGGCCATCGCGCTCCATTACATGGAGGGCGCCTACTATCCCAAAGGCGGCGGACAGGTCATCTCGGATCGATTGGCCGACGCGGTCGAGCGATACGGAGGCAAGCTTCTACTGCTAACCAAGGTCGAACGCATCGCCGTGCGCGACGGCAAGGTCGAGGGAGTCGAGCTGGACAGCAGGCACCTGGGGCGGCGTTTCATCCGGGCGCCGATCGTGATCTCGGATGCGGACCTGAAGCGCACGATGATCGAGCTGGTCGGCGCCGAGCACCTTCACTCCAAGACCGTCGATCGCACTCGGCGCTTCGAGATGTCCCCGGCTTTGGGAGTCCTGTATCTCGGTGTGCGGCGCGACCTGAAGGCCGAGCATCATCCGCGCACCAACTACCTGATTAATCCCGGCTACGACTGCGAGCCCGCCTATGCGGCCGCCGCTCGTGGCGAGTTTCCCCAGCAGCCGTTCGCCTATGCGACCATCGCGTCGCTCAAGGACCCGACCAACGCGCGCGTGGCGCCGCACGGGATCACCAACCTCCAGGTCATGTCTATCGTCCCGTCCGATCCAACCGCGTGGGGAGTGAACGAAGAGGACGCCGCGAGCCGCAATTACCGCCGCAGCGAAGGATACCGGCACCGCAAGCTGGCATACGCTCGCTCGCTCATCGCGGCCGCCGAGCGTGTTTTCCCCGGACTGTCGCATCAGATTGCATTTGAAGAGGTTGCGACTCCGCTTACTCAGTCCAGGTACACCGGCTCGACAGCCGGAACGTCCTACGGGATTGCGCCCACGCCGGATCAATTCCTGCTGCGCCGCCCCGGCTCGAAGACCGAGGTTGCAGGCCTCTATCTGTGCGGCGCGAGTTGCCGCACCGGCCATGGCATCATGGGCACCGCGCTCTCGGGTCTGATGGCGGCGGCGGAAGTGACCGGCGATGGCCTCGTGGGCGAGGTGCTGGGTCCGCCGCGCCAAGGTTCGGCAACCGGCTCTTGA
- a CDS encoding cyclic nucleotide-binding/CBS domain-containing protein yields MSGDDDPRAQVFDDEHPGPILESALAHTVLSDVVSQPALTVSASTTLADAIHLMQKERRACVLIMENDRLAGIFTERDVLMKVAAQPLDLVRTPVSVAMTADPFTLPADANVAFALNKMVLEGFRHIPLVDDAGRPTAVVSMRDLIVYLGEIYSSEMLNIPPDPSQHRFKSREGA; encoded by the coding sequence ATGTCTGGCGACGACGATCCCCGCGCTCAGGTGTTCGACGACGAACATCCCGGTCCCATTCTTGAATCCGCCCTTGCCCACACCGTGCTGAGCGACGTTGTATCGCAGCCGGCGCTGACTGTCTCCGCCTCGACCACTCTCGCCGACGCGATTCACCTGATGCAGAAGGAGCGGCGCGCGTGCGTGCTGATCATGGAGAACGACCGGCTCGCCGGCATCTTCACCGAACGCGACGTCCTGATGAAGGTGGCGGCCCAGCCGCTCGACCTCGTCCGCACTCCGGTGTCGGTGGCGATGACTGCCGATCCGTTCACGCTCCCGGCCGACGCCAACGTGGCGTTCGCGCTGAACAAGATGGTGCTCGAGGGATTCCGCCACATTCCGCTGGTTGACGACGCGGGCCGTCCGACGGCGGTGGTCTCGATGCGCGATCTGATCGTGTATCTCGGCGAGATTTATTCCAGTGAAATGCTGAATATACCGCCCGATCCAAGTCAGCACCGGTTCAAGAGTCGCGAAGGCGCCTGA
- a CDS encoding SDR family NAD(P)-dependent oxidoreductase — translation MQTRLSGKVALIVGGGADGPAKAGEKLSIGNGRATAIACAREGAAVMVADRSLELADQTAAAIRDEGGRAAAVAADVSLEEQCRGAVEATIRAFSALHLMVNNVGIAVGGNLLKTTTAQFDTMLAVNLRGHFLMMRYAVPEIAKAGGGAIVNVSSLAALRSNSQISYEATKSALLGLSRSAAVSHARDNIRVNTILPGLIDSSMVRRLIGDRESAVATRIPLRRQGTPWEIANAIVFLLSDDASYITGTELIVDGGLAAR, via the coding sequence ATGCAAACTCGCCTGAGCGGCAAAGTAGCGTTAATCGTCGGAGGCGGCGCAGACGGACCGGCCAAAGCGGGTGAGAAACTCTCCATCGGCAACGGCCGCGCCACCGCGATCGCGTGCGCGCGCGAAGGCGCGGCGGTGATGGTCGCCGATCGCTCGCTCGAACTCGCCGACCAGACCGCCGCCGCAATTCGCGACGAAGGTGGACGCGCCGCAGCGGTCGCCGCCGACGTCAGCCTCGAGGAGCAATGCCGCGGCGCCGTCGAGGCAACCATCCGCGCGTTCTCCGCGCTCCATCTGATGGTGAACAACGTCGGAATCGCCGTCGGCGGCAACTTGTTGAAGACCACCACCGCGCAGTTTGACACGATGCTGGCGGTCAACCTTCGCGGCCATTTCCTGATGATGCGCTACGCGGTGCCCGAGATCGCAAAAGCCGGCGGCGGCGCGATCGTCAACGTTTCGTCGCTGGCCGCGCTGCGCAGCAACTCGCAGATTTCCTACGAGGCCACCAAGTCCGCGCTGCTGGGGCTTTCACGCTCGGCCGCGGTTTCGCACGCGCGCGACAACATCCGCGTCAACACCATCCTGCCCGGGCTGATCGATTCCTCGATGGTGCGCCGCCTGATCGGCGATCGCGAGAGCGCCGTCGCCACGCGAATCCCGCTGCGCCGGCAGGGGACGCCGTGGGAGATCGCAAATGCGATCGTCTTTCTGCTCTCCGACGACGCGTCCTATATCACCGGCACGGAATTGATTGTTGACGGCGGTCTCGCCGCGCGTTGA
- a CDS encoding LLM class flavin-dependent oxidoreductase: protein MRKLKVGYQLDFRNPPGSALSFRDLYRESLAQAEAAEQLGFDSIWLTEHHFTDDGYLPALMPAAAAIAARTTRVSIGTYVLLAPFYHPLKLAEDAAFVDVVSGGRLRLGIGLGYRAEEFEGFGVPRAQRLGRTLETIEILKLAWSGERFSFDGKYFKFRDVRVLPRPVAQPHPELLWGAGAAKAIRRAAELDLSFACVGGRREIGIYLEALKAAGKDPARYSIVNSRVVYVADSEQQAWRDTRDALMYQAELYGLWLSAAAGTTDQSKVLIRPDPDRLRRTSVLGTASEVAVKLEEIFASTPMTELVVVMQLPGLDPAKARRSLDRFGAEVLPRLK, encoded by the coding sequence GTGCGCAAGCTGAAAGTTGGCTATCAGCTCGATTTCCGCAATCCTCCGGGCTCGGCCCTGTCCTTTCGCGATCTCTACCGCGAGTCGCTCGCGCAGGCCGAGGCCGCCGAGCAGCTCGGCTTCGATTCCATCTGGCTCACCGAGCATCACTTCACCGACGACGGCTACCTGCCCGCACTGATGCCCGCGGCCGCTGCCATCGCCGCGCGCACCACCCGCGTCAGCATCGGCACCTACGTCCTGCTCGCGCCCTTTTATCATCCGCTGAAGCTTGCCGAGGACGCAGCGTTCGTCGATGTGGTCTCGGGCGGCCGGCTGCGGCTGGGGATTGGCCTGGGTTACCGGGCCGAGGAGTTCGAGGGCTTCGGCGTGCCACGCGCGCAGCGGCTGGGCCGCACGCTCGAGACCATCGAGATTCTCAAGCTGGCGTGGAGCGGCGAGCGGTTCAGTTTCGACGGCAAATATTTCAAGTTCCGCGACGTGCGCGTGCTGCCACGGCCCGTGGCCCAGCCGCATCCCGAGCTGCTCTGGGGAGCAGGCGCGGCCAAAGCGATTCGGCGCGCCGCCGAGCTCGATCTGTCGTTCGCCTGCGTCGGCGGCCGCAGGGAAATCGGCATCTATCTCGAGGCGCTCAAAGCCGCCGGCAAGGATCCCGCCCGCTACAGTATCGTGAACAGCCGCGTGGTTTACGTCGCCGACAGCGAGCAACAGGCGTGGCGCGACACCCGCGACGCGCTCATGTACCAGGCCGAGCTTTACGGGCTATGGCTCTCCGCGGCGGCCGGCACCACCGACCAGAGCAAGGTGCTGATTCGCCCCGACCCGGACCGGCTTAGACGCACCAGCGTGCTCGGAACGGCCTCCGAAGTCGCCGTAAAGCTCGAGGAAATTTTCGCCTCGACTCCCATGACCGAGCTGGTCGTCGTGATGCAGTTGCCGGGACTCGATCCCGCCAAGGCGCGGCGCTCGCTCGACCGGTTCGGCGCCGAAGTCCTGCCGC